In Variovorax paradoxus, a single genomic region encodes these proteins:
- the recG gene encoding ATP-dependent DNA helicase RecG, giving the protein MPPKKPIPPPAADAAATAAAPPQPPGAGLSQVQRALRKLGLVRDIDFALYLPMRYEDETRIVRLADTRDGDLAQVEGVVTECEVVYRPRRQLIATIDDGSDTCQLRFFNFYPSQQKQLAVGARVRVRGEMRGGFVGRQIMHPTVKAAGTALPNALTPVYSTVAGLAQPVLRREVRSGLARAVLDETVPVQIGFRGAWDLRASLSFLHYPTPDVAMATLEDHSHPAWQRIKAEELLAQQLSQLQARLERAAQRAPVLPSPAEPLASSLHAQLLAVLPFGLTGAQQRVGEEITRDLCREIPMHRLLQGDVGSGKTVVAALAAARAIDAGFQCALMAPTEILAAQHFGKLVGWLDPLLAERGLRVAWLTGSQKKKERDEMSAAVESGEAALVIGTHAVISEKVRFKNLALAIIDEQHRFGVAQRLALRGKAVGELEPHLLMMSATPIPRTLAMSYYADLDVSTLDELPPGRTPIVTKLVADHRRDEVIDRIHAQIAQGRQVYWVCPLIEESEAVDLRNATETRDELTGTLGEPIQVGLLHSRMPTAEKQAVMAAFTANEIQVLVSTTVIEVGVDVPNASLMVIEHAERFGLSQLHQLRGRVGRGAAASACVLLYAPGDSGRVGEAARARLKAMAETGDGFEIARRDLEIRGPGEFLGARQSGAPLLRFADLTTDTLLLDWARELAPVMLQKHPDLAQRHIDRWLGTKAEYLKA; this is encoded by the coding sequence GTGCCGCCCAAGAAACCCATTCCACCACCCGCGGCCGACGCGGCAGCCACCGCGGCGGCGCCGCCGCAGCCGCCCGGCGCCGGCCTGAGCCAGGTACAGCGCGCGCTGCGCAAGCTGGGCCTGGTGCGCGACATCGACTTCGCGCTCTATCTGCCGATGCGCTACGAGGACGAGACCCGCATCGTGCGCCTGGCCGACACGCGCGACGGCGACCTGGCACAGGTCGAGGGCGTGGTCACCGAATGCGAGGTGGTGTACCGGCCGCGCCGGCAGCTCATCGCCACCATCGACGACGGCAGCGACACCTGCCAGCTGCGCTTCTTCAATTTCTATCCGTCGCAGCAGAAGCAGCTCGCGGTCGGCGCGCGGGTGCGCGTGCGCGGCGAGATGCGCGGCGGCTTCGTGGGCCGGCAGATCATGCATCCCACGGTGAAGGCCGCCGGCACCGCGCTGCCCAATGCGCTCACGCCCGTCTACTCGACCGTGGCCGGCCTGGCGCAGCCGGTGTTGCGGCGCGAGGTGCGCTCGGGCCTGGCGCGGGCGGTGCTCGACGAGACCGTTCCGGTGCAGATCGGCTTTCGCGGCGCCTGGGACCTGCGTGCCTCGCTGAGCTTCCTGCACTACCCGACGCCCGACGTGGCGATGGCCACGCTCGAAGACCACAGCCACCCGGCATGGCAGCGCATCAAGGCCGAGGAACTGCTCGCGCAGCAGCTGTCGCAATTGCAGGCACGGCTGGAGCGCGCGGCGCAGCGCGCGCCGGTGCTGCCTTCGCCCGCCGAGCCGTTGGCGAGTTCGCTGCATGCGCAGCTGCTCGCGGTGCTGCCCTTCGGCCTGACCGGCGCGCAGCAGCGGGTGGGCGAAGAGATCACGCGCGACCTGTGCCGCGAGATTCCCATGCACCGGCTGCTGCAGGGCGACGTGGGATCGGGCAAGACGGTGGTGGCCGCGCTGGCGGCCGCGCGCGCCATCGACGCCGGCTTCCAGTGCGCGCTGATGGCGCCCACCGAAATCCTCGCCGCCCAGCACTTCGGCAAGCTGGTCGGCTGGCTCGATCCGCTGCTGGCCGAGCGCGGCCTGCGCGTGGCCTGGCTCACGGGCAGCCAGAAGAAGAAGGAGCGCGACGAAATGTCGGCGGCGGTGGAGAGCGGCGAGGCCGCGCTGGTCATCGGCACGCATGCCGTCATCTCGGAGAAGGTGCGCTTCAAGAACCTCGCGCTGGCCATCATCGACGAGCAGCATCGCTTCGGCGTGGCGCAGCGCCTCGCCTTGCGCGGCAAAGCGGTAGGCGAGCTGGAACCGCACCTGCTGATGATGAGCGCTACGCCCATCCCGCGCACGCTGGCCATGAGCTACTACGCCGACCTCGACGTGTCCACGCTCGACGAGCTGCCGCCGGGCCGCACGCCCATCGTCACCAAGCTGGTGGCCGACCACCGGCGCGACGAAGTCATCGACCGCATCCATGCGCAGATCGCGCAGGGCCGGCAGGTCTACTGGGTGTGCCCGCTGATCGAGGAAAGCGAGGCGGTCGACCTGCGCAACGCCACCGAGACCCGCGACGAGCTGACCGGCACGCTGGGCGAGCCGATCCAGGTCGGCCTGCTGCATTCGCGCATGCCCACGGCCGAGAAGCAGGCGGTGATGGCCGCCTTCACCGCCAACGAGATCCAGGTGCTGGTGAGCACCACCGTGATCGAAGTGGGCGTGGACGTGCCCAATGCCTCGCTGATGGTGATCGAGCATGCCGAGCGCTTCGGCCTCTCGCAGCTGCACCAGCTGCGCGGCCGGGTGGGGCGCGGCGCGGCGGCGTCGGCCTGCGTGCTGCTCTATGCGCCGGGCGACAGCGGGCGCGTGGGCGAGGCCGCGCGCGCCCGGCTCAAGGCGATGGCCGAAACCGGAGACGGCTTCGAGATCGCGCGGCGCGACCTGGAGATTCGCGGACCGGGCGAGTTCCTGGGCGCGCGCCAGTCGGGCGCGCCGCTGCTGCGCTTTGCCGACCTCACGACCGACACGCTGCTGCTCGACTGGGCGCGCGAGCTCGCGCCGGTGATGCTGCAGAAGCACCCCGACCTGGCCCAGCGCCACATCGACCGCTGGCTCGGCACCAAGGCCGAGTACCTCAAGGCCTGA
- a CDS encoding DUF4166 domain-containing protein gives MPDSHAARIASQPGPSEGELFKKILGSKWQGLHPDIRRRFDKNPSPGKALHYLGALSELRCSRFGKLLGHLTQPMIQGALIPYSDADFPVEIQVYAKPRDPAIYKQRIYRLHGRKPIQFTSFMRESERGEVLEYVGMGLGMKLVLSVEANGSLHFQSDGYFWDVLGWRIPLPGLLTPGKTFLWHHNETPERFNIRIEIRHRLLGTTFTQVGVFEEVAEPEAVAA, from the coding sequence ATGCCTGATTCACATGCCGCGCGCATCGCATCCCAGCCCGGCCCTTCCGAAGGCGAGCTCTTCAAGAAGATCCTGGGGAGCAAGTGGCAGGGCCTGCACCCCGACATCCGCCGCCGCTTCGACAAGAACCCGTCGCCGGGCAAGGCGCTGCACTACCTCGGCGCGCTCAGCGAGCTGCGCTGCTCGCGTTTCGGCAAGCTGCTGGGGCACCTGACGCAGCCGATGATCCAGGGCGCGCTCATTCCCTACAGCGACGCCGACTTCCCGGTGGAGATCCAGGTCTACGCCAAGCCGCGCGACCCGGCCATCTACAAGCAGCGCATCTACCGGCTGCACGGGCGCAAGCCGATCCAGTTCACCAGCTTCATGCGCGAGAGCGAGCGCGGCGAGGTGCTGGAGTACGTGGGCATGGGCCTGGGCATGAAGCTGGTGCTGAGCGTCGAAGCCAACGGCAGCCTGCATTTCCAGAGCGACGGCTACTTCTGGGACGTGCTGGGCTGGCGCATTCCGCTGCCCGGCCTGCTCACGCCCGGCAAGACGTTCCTGTGGCACCACAACGAGACGCCGGAGCGCTTCAACATCCGCATCGAGATCCGCCACCGGCTGCTGGGTACCACCTTCACCCAGGTCGGCGTGTTCGAGGAAGTGGCCGAGCCCGAGGCGGTGGCCGCATGA
- a CDS encoding LysE family translocator yields MTLSAYLLFLPACFAINMAFGPNNLLSVTNGAKHGVSPAVIAASGRLVAFAIMIAIAGLGMGAVLVASEMAFDVIKYIGAAYLVWIGIRLLRAPAPTAEVQARDASAPPSMRALARQEFTVAAGNPKAILVFTAFFPQFVVPGAYASSYLLLGVTFLVFELVAIALYALLGARMRRMANGSRAMRWFNRISGSMMVGFGLILAFTRRPAG; encoded by the coding sequence ATGACCCTGTCTGCCTACCTGCTCTTCCTGCCGGCCTGCTTCGCCATCAACATGGCCTTCGGCCCCAACAACCTGCTGTCCGTGACCAACGGCGCGAAGCACGGCGTGTCGCCGGCGGTCATCGCGGCCAGCGGGCGCTTGGTGGCCTTCGCGATCATGATCGCCATCGCGGGCCTGGGCATGGGCGCGGTGCTGGTGGCGTCGGAGATGGCCTTCGACGTCATCAAGTACATCGGCGCGGCGTACCTCGTGTGGATCGGCATCCGCCTGCTGCGCGCGCCGGCGCCCACGGCCGAGGTGCAGGCGCGCGATGCATCCGCGCCGCCGTCGATGCGCGCGCTGGCGCGGCAGGAGTTCACCGTGGCGGCCGGCAACCCGAAGGCGATCCTGGTGTTCACCGCCTTCTTTCCGCAGTTCGTGGTGCCGGGCGCGTACGCCAGCAGCTACCTGCTGCTGGGCGTGACCTTCCTGGTGTTCGAGCTGGTCGCGATCGCGCTCTATGCCCTGCTCGGCGCGCGCATGCGCCGCATGGCCAACGGCAGCCGCGCGATGCGCTGGTTCAACCGCATCAGCGGCAGCATGATGGTCGGCTTCGGGCTCATCCTGGCCTTCACGCGCCGGCCTGCAGGCTGA
- the queA gene encoding tRNA preQ1(34) S-adenosylmethionine ribosyltransferase-isomerase QueA codes for MRDFTLSDFDFALPPELVAQHPATERTSSRLLDGTGPAPVDRIFKNLPSLLRAGDLLVFNDTRVVKARLFGEKPTGGKLELLVERVLQGQEVVAHMKVSKKPPVGTTLDMVGGFRATLLGRWPDEDGALFRFAFESDTGENPYMLMERCGHVPLPPYITHTDSAEDESRYQTVFARVPGAVAAPTAALHFDEGLLAELEARGVQRASVTLHVGAGTFQPVKTENISEHTMHAERYEVPEATQRAIAECKARGGRIVAVGTTTVRTLESWAKSGEASGDTRIFITPGFAFAHVDLLVTNFHLPKSTLMMLVSALAGYERVMALYAHAIAERYRFFSYGDAMLLARQQD; via the coding sequence ATGCGCGACTTCACGCTTTCCGATTTCGACTTCGCCCTGCCACCCGAGCTGGTGGCGCAACACCCGGCCACCGAACGCACCTCCTCCCGCCTGCTCGACGGCACGGGGCCCGCACCGGTCGACCGCATCTTCAAGAACCTGCCCTCGCTGCTGCGCGCGGGCGACCTGCTGGTCTTCAACGACACGCGCGTGGTCAAGGCGCGCCTGTTCGGCGAGAAGCCGACCGGCGGCAAGCTCGAGCTGCTGGTCGAGCGCGTGCTGCAGGGCCAGGAGGTGGTCGCGCACATGAAGGTCAGCAAGAAACCGCCCGTGGGCACCACGCTCGACATGGTCGGCGGCTTCCGCGCCACGCTGCTGGGCCGCTGGCCCGACGAAGACGGCGCGCTGTTCCGCTTCGCCTTCGAGAGCGACACCGGCGAGAACCCCTACATGCTCATGGAACGCTGCGGCCACGTGCCACTGCCGCCCTACATCACGCACACCGATTCGGCCGAGGACGAGAGCCGCTACCAGACCGTGTTCGCGCGCGTGCCCGGCGCCGTGGCCGCGCCCACCGCCGCGCTGCACTTCGACGAAGGCCTGCTGGCCGAACTCGAGGCGCGCGGCGTGCAGCGCGCCAGCGTCACGCTGCATGTGGGCGCCGGCACCTTCCAGCCGGTGAAGACCGAGAACATCTCGGAGCACACCATGCACGCCGAGCGCTACGAAGTGCCCGAGGCTACGCAACGCGCCATTGCCGAATGCAAGGCGCGCGGCGGGCGCATCGTGGCCGTGGGCACGACCACCGTGCGCACGCTCGAATCGTGGGCCAAGAGCGGCGAGGCATCGGGCGACACGCGCATCTTCATCACGCCGGGATTCGCCTTCGCGCACGTCGACCTGCTGGTGACCAACTTCCATCTGCCCAAGAGCACGCTGATGATGCTGGTCTCGGCCCTCGCGGGCTACGAACGGGTGATGGCGCTGTATGCCCATGCCATCGCCGAGCGCTACCGC
- a CDS encoding TIGR01777 family oxidoreductase, giving the protein MTIDTHLLALQLMAAQGLMGAFDTLYHHEGTEALAQRNTARRELSIHAVRSSIYCAIFIGLSSWAWHGAWAWVLLAVFGVEIVLTLWDFVVEDGSRLLPPTERVTHTVLAINAGAFIALLAMNAVDWAAQPTALVWQPQGWLGAFLALCGVGVGISGLRDGLAARALFRRTAQEEQRAADAPVRFGGKPRHVLVTGGTGFIGQILVRHLLADGHAVTVWTRDARSAAWGFGGAVRCVQALEQIPATDDVDVVVNLAGARILGQRWSERRQRRLMQSRAGLTDTLVAWIAARPRKPWLLLSGSAIGYYGVQPQGDIAELTEDAPPQDIFMSTLCQAWEQAARGALAHGVRVACMRFGFVLGHQGSLPQLLLPVALGMGGRLGSGRQWLSWVHVHDVIRAMAHVWRLAEQAGGDAEAAQVFNFTAPGALTQEEFTRVAASVMHRPCWMPTPAAPVRLLLGEQADLLLEGQRVVPARLLQTGFQFAFPDARSALTDLCRPR; this is encoded by the coding sequence ATGACGATCGACACCCACCTGCTGGCGCTGCAGCTCATGGCCGCCCAGGGGCTGATGGGCGCGTTCGACACGCTCTATCACCACGAAGGCACCGAGGCGCTGGCGCAGCGCAACACCGCGCGGCGCGAGCTGTCCATTCACGCGGTGCGCTCGTCGATCTACTGCGCGATATTCATCGGGCTGTCGTCGTGGGCCTGGCACGGCGCGTGGGCCTGGGTGCTGCTCGCGGTGTTCGGCGTCGAGATCGTGCTCACGCTGTGGGACTTCGTGGTGGAAGACGGCAGCCGCCTGCTGCCGCCCACCGAGCGCGTCACGCACACGGTGCTGGCCATCAACGCTGGCGCGTTCATCGCGCTGCTGGCCATGAACGCGGTCGACTGGGCGGCGCAGCCCACGGCGCTCGTGTGGCAGCCGCAAGGCTGGCTCGGCGCTTTCCTCGCGCTGTGCGGCGTGGGCGTGGGCATCTCGGGGCTGCGCGACGGGCTGGCGGCGCGCGCGCTGTTCCGCCGCACCGCGCAGGAAGAACAGCGCGCGGCCGATGCGCCGGTGCGCTTCGGCGGCAAGCCGCGGCATGTGCTGGTGACCGGTGGCACCGGCTTCATCGGCCAGATCCTGGTGCGCCACCTGTTGGCGGACGGCCATGCGGTGACGGTGTGGACGCGCGACGCCCGCTCGGCCGCCTGGGGCTTCGGCGGCGCGGTGCGCTGCGTGCAGGCGCTCGAACAGATCCCGGCGACCGACGATGTCGACGTGGTCGTCAACCTGGCGGGCGCACGCATCCTCGGCCAGCGCTGGAGCGAGCGGCGCCAGCGCCGGCTGATGCAAAGCCGCGCGGGCCTGACGGACACGCTGGTCGCGTGGATCGCCGCTCGCCCGCGCAAGCCCTGGCTGCTGCTGTCGGGCTCGGCCATCGGCTACTACGGCGTGCAGCCGCAGGGCGACATCGCCGAGCTGACCGAAGACGCCCCGCCGCAGGACATCTTCATGTCGACCCTGTGCCAGGCCTGGGAGCAGGCGGCGCGGGGTGCACTTGCGCACGGCGTGCGGGTGGCCTGCATGCGATTCGGCTTCGTGCTGGGCCACCAGGGCTCGCTGCCGCAACTGCTGCTGCCCGTGGCGCTCGGCATGGGCGGTCGGCTGGGCAGCGGGCGGCAGTGGCTGTCGTGGGTGCATGTGCATGACGTGATCCGCGCGATGGCCCATGTGTGGCGCCTGGCCGAGCAGGCCGGCGGCGATGCCGAGGCCGCGCAGGTTTTCAACTTCACCGCGCCCGGCGCGCTCACGCAGGAAGAATTCACCCGCGTAGCGGCCAGCGTGATGCACCGTCCCTGCTGGATGCCCACGCCCGCCGCGCCGGTCCGGCTGCTGCTGGGCGAGCAGGCCGACCTGCTGCTCGAAGGGCAGCGCGTGGTGCCCGCGCGCCTGCTGCAGACCGGCTTCCAATTCGCGTTCCCCGATGCGCGCAGCGCCTTGACGGACCTTTGCCGCCCGCGCTAG